The DNA segment TtgatatttgcatttacaagCGATATTTGATGGCACGCAATAATGGATATCTGTCATTTGTGCACTGGCCACGGAAATCGTCGTAACTCAAATCGAAGAACGCCACGCCGCCCAGATTCTTGACACGCACATAATCCGCTTTGTTAGATGCCGTCTCCAAGTCATCGTAGCTAATCCACAGACCCTCAGTGATGCCCTCCTGTACGGCACGGAATGCGAAGGTGCCGTGGCGCTTCGTTGGATCGGTGACACGCCTCAGAGGCGAATCGTTGCCCTTCAAGTACTTATTGTTTTGATTCTCCAACTTGCCACAGATCTCGGGATAGCTCAGTATACCAGCTTTTTGGGATTGCAAGCCAGCTGGTGCAGCACCTTCAGTGTGTTGCACAACGGGTGTGCCTTCGATGCCCGATTCTGCGGTTAGTTTCCAAGCATTGCCGTAGCTGGCAATACCCAAGTTCAGTTTTTGGGAGGGGAATCCCTGCTGCAGCCAGTGCTGCACTTGGAAGTCGATATTGTAGTGATCCAGGCGATTTTGGGTCGCAGAACTGTACAGTGGCGAAGTGTAGTCGGCCTCATCGGGATTGCGGGCAGGTGTGAGGAAATCAAAGGCGGCAAGATTGACAAAGTCAACAAGACCGTTCAATGCAGGCGCATCAAAGTACCCTAAGTATAAGGAAAGAGATTTTTAGGTGATAATGTTAATTAGTAACTACTCTTTACTTACACGTTGAGTTGACATTGGGCA comes from the Drosophila sulfurigaster albostrigata strain 15112-1811.04 chromosome 2L, ASM2355843v2, whole genome shotgun sequence genome and includes:
- the LOC133849578 gene encoding chitinase-like protein Idgf2, with the protein product MKLLVLFAFLACLHVSVTNAASNLVCYYNSASYTREGLGKLLNPDLEIALQFCSHLVYGYLGIRGDNYQAYSLNENLDVYKHQFDEITSLKNKYKHLKVLLSVGGDYDIDADHPDKYIELLEGGKVRQAGFIQTAFSLVKNHNFDGLDLAFQFPRNKPRKVHSGLGATWKSIKKLFTGDFVVDTNAALHKEQFTAFVRDVKDSLRNDGLQLSLTVLPNVNSTWYFDAPALNGLVDFVNLAAFDFLTPARNPDEADYTSPLYSSATQNRLDHYNIDFQVQHWLQQGFPSQKLNLGIASYGNAWKLTAESGIEGTPVVQHTEGAAPAGLQSQKAGILSYPEICGKLENQNNKYLKGNDSPLRRVTDPTKRHGTFAFRAVQEGITEGLWISYDDLETASNKADYVRVKNLGGVAFFDLSYDDFRGQCTNDRYPLLRAIKYRL